CGCACGCTGGACGAGTTGCTGGGGAGCGGTGAGCATCTTCAGCGGATTCTTGCGAGGAACCCCGGGTGTTCACGCCCGGGAGGAATCGCATCCCGTGGTTGCGACGCGGAGCGTCGCGGTGTCGTGACCGGCGGAGTCGGTGAAATCGAGTCGGCGCGGAGCGTCGGGACGGCCGGTCCGGCGGAGCCGGACGTGAAGGCTCAGCCGGGGCGCTTCTGGTTCTCGATGTACTCCTTGATCACTTTGAGTGGAGCCCCACCGGCGGAAGCGGCGAAGTAGGACGGGGACCAGAAGTGGTCGCCCCATAGGTAGCGGCGGATGTGGGCGGGGAACTCCTGGCGCAGTCGGCGGGCGGAGACGCCCTTGAGGGAGCCGACCAGCCGGGACAGTGCGATCTTGGGGGGATAGTGGACCAGGAGATGGACGTGGTCGGTTTCGCCGTTGAACTCGGTCAGCTCAGCGCCGAAGTCGGTGCAGACGTCCCGCATGATCTCCTCGCATCGGACGAGGATCTCGTCGGTGAAGGGGCCGCGTCGGTACTTCGGGGTGAAGACCAAGTGCGCGTGGAGGGTGGAGACAACTGTTCTACCCCTCCTCAGATCGGGGTTTGGTTCCCATCGAGGTGACATGGACTGATTGTAGGAGTGCTAGCCTCGCCGTCATGAAGCTGGTGGTGCGGGTCAAACTCCTACCGACGCCCGTACAGGCGGCGGCACTTGAGGAAACCCTGCACGTCTGCAACGAGGCTGCTTCCTGGGCCGCGCAGGTCGCCTTCGAGGAGGGCGTGCACCGCCCCCTGGGCCTGCGCAAGCACACCTACACCGAGATCAGACAACGCTGGGGACTGGGGGCGCAGGCGGCCCAGCACGCGATCAAGAAGACCTGTGACGCCTACACCACCTTGAAGGCCAACCTCCGAGGCGGCCGGTACGGCCGGCCCGGCACCAAGCGCCACACCCGCGTCTCGGGCAAGCCGGTCACGTTCCGCAAGAACGCGGCCCAGCCTTACGACGACCGCATGCTGTCCTGGCAGCACCAGGCCCGCACGGTCTCCATCTGGACCACGGCGGGCCGGTTGAAGGGCATGGCGTTCACCGGGCAGGCAGAGCAGCTGGCCGTGCTGGCCGGACACCGCCACGGCGAGTCCGACCTGGTCCGCCAGGGCGGGAAGTGGTTCCTGATCGCGACCTGCGAGATCCCCGAGAAGACCCTCAACGCTCACCCGGTGGGCTTCGTCGGGGTCGACCTGGGGATCGTGAACATCGCCGCCACCTCCGACGGCGAGCGCCACTCCGGGCGCCGGATCAACCGCAAGCGTACGAGCGACCGGGCGCTGCGCTCCAAGCTCCAGAAGAAGGGCACGAAGTCCGCGAAGCGGCGGGCGAAGAAGTACGCGGGCAAGGAAGCCCGCCGCAACAAGGACATCAACCACAAGATTTCGAAGCGGATCGTGGCGGAGGCTGAACGCACCGGTCGTGGGATCGCCCTGGAAGAACTGACGGGTATCCGCGAGCGGGCACGGCTGAGAAAGCCCCAACGCACCACGCTCCA
This genomic interval from Streptomyces sp. NBC_00464 contains the following:
- a CDS encoding helix-turn-helix domain-containing protein, which translates into the protein MSQSELGSRAFCSGTYIGLFEAGERRPQLELSRTLDELLGSGEHLQRILARNPGCSRPGGIASRGCDAERRGVVTGGVGEIESARSVGTAGPAEPDVKAQPGRFWFSMYSLITLSGAPPAEAAK
- the tnpA gene encoding IS200/IS605 family transposase; its protein translation is MSPRWEPNPDLRRGRTVVSTLHAHLVFTPKYRRGPFTDEILVRCEEIMRDVCTDFGAELTEFNGETDHVHLLVHYPPKIALSRLVGSLKGVSARRLRQEFPAHIRRYLWGDHFWSPSYFAASAGGAPLKVIKEYIENQKRPG
- a CDS encoding RNA-guided endonuclease InsQ/TnpB family protein encodes the protein MKLVVRVKLLPTPVQAAALEETLHVCNEAASWAAQVAFEEGVHRPLGLRKHTYTEIRQRWGLGAQAAQHAIKKTCDAYTTLKANLRGGRYGRPGTKRHTRVSGKPVTFRKNAAQPYDDRMLSWQHQARTVSIWTTAGRLKGMAFTGQAEQLAVLAGHRHGESDLVRQGGKWFLIATCEIPEKTLNAHPVGFVGVDLGIVNIAATSDGERHSGRRINRKRTSDRALRSKLQKKGTKSAKRRAKKYAGKEARRNKDINHKISKRIVAEAERTGRGIALEELTGIRERARLRKPQRTTLHSWPFAQLGSFIAYKAKKAGVPVIYIDPAYTSQECSQCHHTARTNRPTQARFACKACGFVEHADHNSSHNITRRGWMAWVCGAQSTAPALTLIA